The Gordonibacter urolithinfaciens genome contains a region encoding:
- the aroF gene encoding 3-deoxy-7-phosphoheptulonate synthase, which translates to MSEVNIPSIPDLGSRSDEITIFAGPCSVESVEQFDEVAACVAGLGLTWIRGGAFKPRTNPHSFQGLGEEALKIMRDAGEKHGLKTLTEVMDSAHCELVHSYVDGLQVGARNFQNFSLLKKIGQVTAESHKMVLYKRGFAGTIAEWLAATDYLTAEGNDNVVLCERGIRTFETATRFTLDIAAVPVIHKQSLCPVCIDVSHPAGQRDLVPSLAYAAVAAGADSLMIEVHPNPPAALSDGPQQLTPAQFEVLVAKLREIAAVFGKRIV; encoded by the coding sequence ATGAGCGAAGTCAACATCCCCTCTATCCCCGATCTCGGATCGCGCTCCGACGAGATCACCATCTTCGCCGGCCCGTGCTCCGTGGAGTCGGTCGAGCAGTTCGACGAAGTGGCCGCATGTGTGGCCGGCCTCGGCCTCACCTGGATCCGCGGCGGCGCGTTCAAGCCGCGCACGAACCCGCACTCGTTCCAGGGCCTGGGCGAGGAAGCCCTCAAGATCATGCGCGACGCGGGCGAGAAGCACGGCCTGAAGACGCTCACCGAGGTCATGGACTCCGCGCACTGCGAGCTCGTGCACTCCTACGTGGATGGTCTACAGGTGGGCGCGCGCAACTTCCAGAACTTCAGCCTGCTGAAGAAGATCGGTCAGGTGACCGCCGAGTCGCACAAGATGGTGCTGTACAAGCGCGGCTTCGCGGGCACCATCGCCGAGTGGCTGGCCGCCACCGACTACCTCACCGCCGAGGGCAACGACAACGTGGTGCTGTGCGAGCGCGGCATCCGCACGTTCGAGACGGCCACGCGCTTCACGCTGGACATCGCGGCCGTGCCCGTGATCCACAAGCAGTCGCTGTGCCCTGTGTGCATCGACGTGTCGCACCCCGCCGGCCAGCGCGACCTCGTGCCGTCGCTCGCCTACGCCGCCGTGGCGGCCGGGGCCGACTCCCTCATGATCGAGGTGCACCCCAACCCGCCCGCGGCCCTCTCCGACGGCCCGCAGCAGCTGACGCCCGCCCAGTTCGAGGTGCTCGTCGCCAAGCTCCGCGAGATCGCCGCCGTCTTCGGCAAGCGCATCGTGTAA
- a CDS encoding chorismate mutase, whose translation MSEKDTSLAEIQEHRAKIDEIDRQIVALLNKRAGHSLVIRGLKPGAHLGLYDAKREEEIFAKVSSYNEGPLYNENLREIYATILKIMKETPSV comes from the coding sequence ATGTCTGAGAAAGACACCTCCCTTGCGGAGATTCAAGAACATCGTGCCAAGATCGACGAGATCGACCGCCAGATCGTCGCGCTGCTCAACAAGCGCGCCGGCCATTCGCTGGTCATCCGCGGTCTCAAGCCCGGTGCCCATCTGGGCCTGTACGACGCCAAGCGCGAAGAGGAGATCTTCGCCAAGGTGAGCAGCTACAACGAGGGTCCCCTGTACAACGAGAACCTGCGCGAGATCTACGCCACCATTCTCAAGATCATGAAGGAGACCCCGTCGGTATGA
- a CDS encoding undecaprenyl-diphosphate phosphatase translates to MIIEALKAFLIGIVEGITEWLPISSTGHMILVDEFVKLQVSDEFLKLFLVVIQLGAIMAVLILYFHKLNPFSPKKTSVQKKSTWRLWGMVAIGCIPAAIIGLLFDDWVNEHFYNKVTVAAMLIVYGVAFIVLERRNRRRLREAEAVLAAPRGRHARQPYGDVADEAEAQLFKITDVDEIDWKTALKIGCFQVLAIIPGTSRSGATIIGGMLSGCSRTAAAEFTFFLAIPIMFGWGLVKCLKFFAAGLAMTMTEVVVLAVGIVTAFVMSVVAIKFLMGYIKKNDFTAFGWYRIVVGVLVLGYFVFESMGMLP, encoded by the coding sequence ATGATCATCGAAGCATTGAAAGCGTTTCTCATCGGCATCGTGGAGGGCATCACCGAGTGGCTGCCCATCTCGTCCACCGGCCACATGATTCTCGTGGACGAGTTCGTGAAGCTGCAGGTGTCTGACGAATTCCTCAAGCTCTTCCTCGTGGTCATCCAGCTGGGTGCCATCATGGCCGTGCTCATCCTGTACTTCCATAAGCTCAACCCCTTCTCGCCGAAGAAGACGAGCGTGCAGAAGAAGAGTACCTGGCGCCTCTGGGGCATGGTGGCCATCGGCTGCATCCCGGCCGCCATCATCGGGCTTCTGTTCGACGACTGGGTCAACGAGCACTTCTACAACAAGGTGACCGTCGCGGCCATGCTCATCGTGTACGGCGTGGCGTTCATCGTGCTGGAGCGTCGCAACCGCCGCCGCCTGCGCGAGGCGGAGGCGGTCCTCGCCGCGCCGCGCGGCCGTCACGCGCGCCAGCCGTACGGCGACGTGGCCGACGAGGCCGAGGCGCAGCTGTTCAAGATCACCGACGTGGACGAGATCGACTGGAAGACCGCTCTCAAGATCGGCTGCTTCCAGGTGCTCGCCATCATCCCCGGCACGAGCCGCTCCGGCGCCACCATCATCGGCGGCATGCTGTCGGGCTGCTCGCGTACCGCGGCGGCCGAGTTCACGTTCTTCTTGGCCATTCCCATCATGTTCGGCTGGGGCCTGGTGAAGTGCCTCAAGTTCTTCGCCGCGGGCCTGGCCATGACCATGACGGAGGTCGTCGTGCTCGCGGTGGGCATCGTGACGGCGTTCGTCATGTCGGTGGTAGCCATCAAGTTCCTCATGGGCTACATCAAGAAGAACGACTTCACCGCGTTCGGCTGGTACCGCATCGTGGTGGGCGTGCTGGTGCTGGGCTACTTCGTGTTCGAGTCGATGGGCATGCTGCCGTAG
- a CDS encoding DUF5655 domain-containing protein has translation MGDIKLFNIKPSVRAIELKPAKLEKGVQQLIEANMEAFFGIRFLQTEYVINHAGEYENQAGRIDSLGIDENNSPIVFEYKRDSNENVINQGLFYLDWLMDHRADFWRLVLDKLGKQVADSIDWSSPAVYCVASSFGKYDLHAIKQMNRNIRLVRYAKSDDVILFEFLNAPSTAPSVSATTGGSLGKKYVDKTFAEQLAGAPEKLREVVDEVRHYMASFGDDVSENELKLYLAIKKVRNIVCIEVNQKRVILHLALDASTVAETSLVRDCSGKGHWGTGDIEVGLTSLDELEEVKPLLERAYLEN, from the coding sequence ATGGGAGACATCAAGCTGTTCAACATCAAGCCTTCGGTGCGCGCCATCGAGCTCAAGCCGGCAAAGCTCGAGAAAGGCGTGCAGCAGCTCATCGAGGCGAACATGGAGGCCTTCTTCGGCATCAGGTTCTTGCAAACGGAGTACGTCATCAACCATGCGGGGGAATACGAGAACCAGGCCGGTCGGATCGACAGCCTCGGTATTGACGAGAACAACTCTCCGATCGTGTTCGAGTACAAACGCGACTCCAACGAGAACGTCATCAATCAGGGACTGTTCTACTTGGACTGGCTCATGGATCATCGTGCGGACTTCTGGCGGCTAGTGCTCGACAAGCTCGGCAAGCAGGTCGCCGACTCGATAGACTGGAGCTCTCCGGCGGTGTACTGCGTCGCCAGCTCCTTCGGAAAATACGATCTCCACGCAATCAAGCAGATGAATCGCAACATCCGGCTCGTCCGCTACGCGAAGAGCGACGACGTCATCCTGTTCGAGTTCTTGAACGCGCCGTCGACCGCTCCGTCGGTTTCGGCGACGACGGGCGGATCGCTCGGCAAGAAATACGTGGACAAGACATTCGCCGAGCAGCTGGCCGGAGCGCCGGAGAAGCTGCGCGAGGTGGTCGACGAGGTCCGCCATTACATGGCCTCGTTCGGCGACGACGTGTCGGAGAACGAGCTGAAGCTCTACCTCGCCATCAAGAAGGTGCGCAACATCGTGTGCATAGAGGTCAACCAGAAGCGGGTGATCCTTCATTTGGCGCTCGACGCCTCGACGGTTGCGGAGACGAGTTTGGTGAGGGACTGCTCGGGCAAAGGCCATTGGGGAACAGGCGATATCGAGGTCGGCCTCACCTCGCTCGACGAGCTCGAAGAGGTGAAGCCCCTTCTCGAGCGCGCCTACCTGGAGAACTAG
- the guaA gene encoding glutamine-hydrolyzing GMP synthase yields MPATPSSQLVIVVDFGAQYGQLIARRVRDLHVYSEIVPCDVTASEVAALAPAAIILSGGPASVYAEDAPSIDPGIFELGIPVLGFCYGQQIMAVTLGGTVGHTDAGEYGAAALTRRDEGASALYGETPVEQTVWMSHRDAVVEVPAGFAVTASTATCPVASMECAERRLYATQFHPEVRHTPHGDELLRNFLFGICGLEASWTMDSIIDDAVAAIRAQVGGDRVILGLSGGVDSSVVAALCAKAIGKQLTCVFINHGLLRKNEPEEVEEVFTKQFDVDFVHVHAEDRYAALLADVVEPEQKRRIIGSQFWKEFFAVAEDLAEGGRPVKYLAQGTIYPDIIESGARKTGGKASTIKSHHNLIPFPDGVSFDLIEPLDHFFKDEVRALGTALGLPDHIVHRQPFPGPGLAIRIIGTVTREKLEILKNADAIVREELDAYNARVFEETGERNSERSVWQYFAVLPEIKSVGVMGDERTYGYPIVVRAVESSDAMTADWAKLPYDVLARVSGRIVAEVPGVNRVAYDITSKPPATIEWE; encoded by the coding sequence ATGCCTGCCACCCCGTCCAGCCAGTTGGTCATCGTCGTCGATTTCGGAGCGCAGTACGGGCAGCTGATCGCCCGCCGCGTGCGCGATCTGCACGTGTACTCGGAGATCGTCCCGTGCGACGTCACCGCCTCCGAGGTTGCCGCGCTGGCGCCGGCGGCCATCATCCTGTCGGGAGGGCCGGCCAGCGTGTACGCCGAGGACGCGCCTTCCATCGATCCGGGCATCTTCGAGCTGGGCATTCCGGTGCTCGGCTTCTGTTACGGGCAGCAGATCATGGCCGTGACGCTGGGCGGCACGGTCGGCCATACCGACGCCGGCGAGTACGGGGCGGCCGCCTTGACGCGCCGCGACGAGGGCGCGTCCGCGCTGTACGGCGAGACGCCCGTCGAGCAGACGGTGTGGATGAGCCACCGCGACGCCGTGGTCGAGGTGCCCGCGGGCTTCGCGGTGACGGCCTCGACCGCCACGTGCCCCGTGGCGTCGATGGAGTGCGCCGAGCGCCGTTTGTACGCGACGCAGTTCCACCCCGAGGTGCGCCACACGCCGCACGGCGACGAGCTTTTGCGCAACTTTCTGTTCGGCATCTGCGGCCTCGAGGCCAGCTGGACGATGGACTCCATCATCGACGACGCCGTCGCAGCCATCCGCGCGCAGGTGGGCGGCGACCGCGTGATCCTGGGATTGTCGGGCGGCGTGGACTCCTCCGTGGTGGCCGCGCTGTGCGCGAAGGCCATCGGCAAACAGCTGACCTGCGTGTTCATCAACCACGGCCTGCTGCGCAAGAACGAGCCCGAAGAAGTGGAAGAGGTGTTCACGAAGCAGTTCGACGTGGACTTCGTGCACGTGCACGCCGAGGATCGCTACGCCGCCCTGCTGGCCGACGTCGTCGAGCCCGAGCAGAAGCGCCGCATCATCGGCTCGCAGTTCTGGAAGGAGTTCTTCGCCGTGGCGGAGGACCTCGCCGAGGGCGGCCGGCCGGTGAAGTACCTGGCCCAGGGCACCATCTACCCCGACATCATCGAGAGCGGCGCCCGCAAGACCGGCGGCAAGGCATCCACCATCAAGAGCCACCACAACCTGATCCCCTTCCCCGACGGCGTGTCGTTCGACCTGATCGAGCCGCTGGATCACTTCTTCAAGGACGAGGTGCGCGCGCTGGGCACGGCGCTCGGGCTGCCCGACCACATCGTGCACCGCCAGCCCTTCCCGGGGCCGGGCCTGGCCATCCGTATCATCGGCACCGTGACGCGAGAGAAGCTGGAGATTTTGAAGAACGCCGACGCCATCGTCCGCGAGGAGCTGGACGCCTACAACGCCCGCGTTTTCGAGGAGACCGGCGAGCGAAACAGCGAGCGCAGCGTATGGCAGTACTTCGCCGTGCTGCCCGAAATCAAGAGCGTAGGCGTCATGGGCGACGAGCGGACGTACGGCTACCCCATCGTCGTCCGCGCCGTGGAGTCAAGCGACGCCATGACCGCCGACTGGGCAAAGCTGCCCTACGACGTGCTGGCCCGCGTGTCCGGCCGCATCGTGGCCGAGGTGCCGGGGGTCAACCGGGTAGCGTACGACATCACCAGCAAGCCCCCCGCGACGATTGAGTGGGAGTAG
- a CDS encoding helix-turn-helix domain-containing protein, with the protein MSVGENIRRYRKSRGMTQAQLAEAVGLTEGAVRHYESGIRAVKPELLESISAALGVSVNALKDYGVETAGDLMSLLVRLEDSFGIVPAADGTGLSLNPKAPHAPKAAMAIELWAEKRAQLENGKIDADEYEDWKASL; encoded by the coding sequence ATGTCCGTAGGCGAGAACATAAGGCGGTACCGCAAGTCGCGCGGCATGACGCAGGCGCAGCTCGCCGAGGCGGTCGGCCTGACCGAGGGGGCCGTGCGCCACTACGAGAGCGGCATCCGCGCCGTGAAGCCCGAGCTGCTCGAGTCCATCTCCGCGGCGCTCGGCGTGTCCGTCAACGCCCTCAAGGATTACGGCGTCGAGACTGCGGGCGACCTCATGTCGCTGCTCGTGCGGCTCGAGGACTCCTTCGGCATCGTGCCCGCAGCCGACGGCACGGGCCTCTCCCTGAACCCCAAGGCGCCGCACGCGCCCAAAGCCGCGATGGCGATCGAACTGTGGGCAGAGAAGCGCGCGCAGCTCGAAAACGGCAAGATCGACGCCGACGAATACGAGGACTGGAAAGCCTCGCTGTAG